The DNA sequence TCTACCTCACCGCAAGGAGCTGCGGTGTTGGTCGTATAGGTCAATACCACGGAACCAGCCGCAATATCTGCAGCAGCAGGTGTATAGACATCATCTGCCCATGTGCCTGCGCCACCGGACCAATCAGCTCCGGTAGCTCCGTCGTAGTCGTACCCGGCCATGGTTACGTCAGTCACGTCCTCACACACGGTCTGGTCTGGGCCAGCTTCAATGGTGGGCAATTCATTCACTGTCACCTCCACTGACCCGGTCACCGTTGCTCCCAGGCCATCAGTTACAGTCACACTATAGGCCGTAGTGGCAGTGGGGGAGGCATTGAACGAAGCTACGTTCCCCTGCGATGGAATCCAGCTATAGCTATAGGAACCGTTTCCGCCGGTGGCATTGGCACTGACGGTGGTTGAACTGCCCGAACAGATTGGATTTGGTGAAGCAGCCGGGGCTACAGCAAGGTCGCCATAGCCTGTATAATCAGAGAAAGAAGTTGCGCCGTTTATGGTCAGCAGGTTGTTAGTTACATCGGTTGCGGTATATTGTGTCCATGAGGTGCCGTACTTGGCGCTCACAATGGCGCCTTCATTGGTGCCAATTACATCTCCCTGGAGATACGTAAAGGTGGCATTATAATTCGCGGTGGTGAAGGTACCCCCCGGGGTATAGGTCCAGTACCTGTTGATATAGTTCGGGGCACTGACGGGGATATTTGATTGTTTTCCTTCGGTAAGGTTGATGGTCAGGCTGGCGCCGGATACAGTACCGCTGACCAGTCTGAAAGTAGCGGGAGAGTAATTGGAAGCCGTTCCGATAGGGAAGAGATAATCTGATCCCATCGTACCTGGAATGTTCTTTACCAGCCTGCCTGTACCGGAATATACGATGTAATTGCTGCTACCCGGAGAGCCTGCGATGGCATTGGTGGTGTTAAGGGTGAGGTTGTAGTTGCCCAGGGTAATTTTTCCACTGGATAGCGTCAACGTTCCATTAATTGTCTGTCCAATACCAAGCACGGCACCGGCTGCGTTACTTAAAGTGAGATTGTAATATGTTCCACCAACCGCCGTTTGGGCACCCGACCCATTGTACTCTACAGTGCCTCCCCATGTTTTACTTGCGGGTATTGGTGTAGCACTGGTTGCTGTAGGTACAGATGTTTGAATTTTTCCATTATTGGTCAGTGTTGTTAAAGTGCCACCAAGTATAATCCCACTGCCCAAATTAAGAACATCATTAGCAGTTGTGGTCAAAACATTATTCACCGTGAGTATGTTGCCAGCAGCAGCGGCTGTGAGATTCACTGTTGAACTGTTGGAAAGGAGCAACTGCGCTATAATCTGAGTAGGGACATTTATTGCTGGTAAACTTCCACCGAGATTAAATTGAAGAATGTCAGTTGTCGCAGGGCTTGATCTTGTAGGATTCCAGTTGGTTCCAATTTGCCAGTCAGTAGATGTAGTATGCGTCCATACATAAGAAGCTTCTTCGATTCCCCAACTTGAATTCGCAGGCTCCGGGCTTACATACTTGCGGGTGATTATGTTATCCCAATAGGTGTTAACAGTACCACCTAACGCGTCCCCGCCGAGAGCAATATATGTCCCGATGGTGTCATTTAAAGTGTAAGTTCCTAAAACAGTAACGAGAACAGGATTCGAGTTGTTCGTTAGATCATAATACAGTGTTGACGAAGTGGTTGATGTAATGGCGATACCAAACCTGTACCAGGTGCCAGCTGTCGAAACCGTGGTTCCGGTAGGAGCCTCCCATTTATTCCATCCGTGGGTCATAGCAAAACCCGTATAGCTGCTTGTCCTGGTGTCTATACGGTACATCTGGCCTACACCAGTTGGATTACATCGATAATAAAAGTTACCCAGATTACCGGTTTCGGTATACACATTAAAAGATGTAAATGTATTCGTGCCGAAACCAGCAGTGCCGATATTCTTATACATGTAATTCTGGCCGCCGACGGCGGCGTGGGTTTGGGCATATAGCGAATTTATAGGGTCTCCTTGTGTACTTGACATTCCGGCAGTACCGGATATAGTCCACCCTGTTGTCGAAGATCCGTCATCATAATTAATAAAGGTGTTCGTGCCGCTGCTGGTTGTTGTTGCGGTTGAATTGCCGTAATAAATATATATCGATTGTGCACTTCCGAGGTCCGCCGACACCTTAACCCAGAAAACTGCGTTGTTGCTGGCCACGGAAGACTGCATCCAATAACTTAATAGCGTTGAACCATCAGAAGCGGTAAACCGTATATCCCCAAAATCGGTTTTGCATTTACTATTACAATAAACATTTCCGGCAGCATCGGCTCCAGCGCTATAATGAACGGTTATCATAACTTGATAATTCGTTCCTGCTCCAGTCGCTGAATTGATGGTGTGGCTTTTGCGGTAGTGCCAGGTTGCGTCATACCAGCTTTGGGAAAATGAATGATTTGGAATCCCTAAACTGAGTAAAAATGCAATTGAAATAAGCACGAAAATATATACCGGAGCGCCGGTGGTGTGGTACACGGTGGTTGCTGTGGGTAAAGTTACTGATTTCATGTGAATGGGATTAAGTGTTGTTTTTATGGTTGTGGGTTTTTTAATTTCAGAGGAAAATAAAACAGCAAGGATGTTGCTGAACGAAGATGGGAAGTAAAAGTTTTTCATGGCTTGTGTATCAAGGGTTATTGGTTAATTGTTTTGGATTATGTTGATGGTTCAATTGTTATATGACTTCTCATAGTTATATTCATCAGGATTGCCCCTGCCATAGTTACCGGCCCGACACCTGATGCTAAAAAAAACAGCACGAAAAGAGAAAGTAATAAATTATTCAAAGGATTTTTTTGTGTGAATAGATTTGGGTTACTAATTAATATTGGTTACAGCATTACGCTGTCATCTTCTCTTTAAGATCCATGAGCCTGAGCGGTGCGGGCATGAAGGTGAGGTTCTCCTTCCGCAGCAGCCATACGTCATTCAGCAGCTCTCTCTCGGCCAGGACGATCACCTTGATCCAACTATGCCTCTCCTCTATCAACCGTATCATGCTGAAATCTTGAATGCCATTCACTGACAGGATGACCCACTCAATAGGGTAGTTATTTATAGTTTCAATGACATCGCGCGTTGTCAGGGCAAAAAATAAATTCATCGATATACCGGCGAAAAACTCAACCATTTCCACGCGGGCATCTTCACACATGGGCTTCTGGTTTTGATAATACAAGACATTCATAGGACATTTTTAATTAGCCTCACCTCCCGTCCCCCTCTCCTCCAAGAGAGGGGGAAAGTGGGTAAGGTGATTTTTACGTTCAGGCAAAAGCAAGCTTTGGGTACTTGCTTTTAAGTTACCCATTTCCATCGGAATATTCCTACCCAAGATAGAAGATGGTGCTGTCAGATTTTGGATTTACCAGGTTGTTTTTTAAAGGGTGACCTGATATGAAGTGCCTCCTCTCCGGAGGCGCCATTATAAGGCAATACCCGTACCAGAATGTTTAACGTATTGGTTAACAGGGAGGAAACACTATAAAGAAGGGCTATCGAACCTGTTAATTTTCATGGAAAAACTGTCCATGTTTATTCAGGAAGTTCAAAAAGGAGATGATTAACAGGTACTTATAAAGAAATTAAAAATATGCCCGGAAACGGTTAAATGCCCATTTACGGGCAGGAGGCGAATGCATGATATAAATAGCCCACGACTTTAGTCGTGGGATTCGAATAAAATGCGCGATTTAAATAGCCCACGACTTTAGTCGTGGGATTCGAATAAAATGCGCGATATAAATAGCCCACGACTTTAGTCGTGGGATTAGAATAAAATGCGCGATTTAAATAGCCCACGACTTTAGTCGTGGGATTCAAAAAGCCAACTATGACAATAAAATGTCAGCCGGGATTCCTAATTCATCGTGAAACAACCTGGCAAGTTCAAGTGTAAGCGGCTTGCGTTTATTTAAAATAGCAGATACGTATCCTTTTGAACCTGCTTTACCTACAAAATACTTGTTCTTTAGCCCTAAATCAAGCATCTTACTTTTTATGGCATCAATGGGATCTGGTTTTGGAATAGGATAGTGTTGATCCTCATATTGCTTTATTAATAGCAGCACAACCTGAAGTTTTTCTCCCTCAGGTGTTTTAGGTGTTACTTTCTTATTAAACATTTCATCTACCCAGGAAAGGTATTGTTGATATTCTTTTTTTGACCTGATAATTTTTAAATTCATGATTTCTTCTTTTTAAAATGTGCACTTGTTACATCTAATTTATCATATTCTGCATGGGTGCCAAACCATTTTATTTGGATGGCTTTGAATTCAAATACAATCCTGACCACCAATCTGTACTTGTTGCCCATGATATTAAATACCACCCTATCGTCAGCAACCAGGCTCGCATTGCCATAAACCATTTTCAGCTCGTTAAAGTTTTTAAAGTCGCATTGATTCAGCTCATAATACCACTCATGTAATGCGAGTGCTGCCAAAGGATAACTTTTGCAATAATCCAATAATGTTTTTCGGGTGATAATGTTAAACATGTTACAAAAGTAGAAAATAGTTTACTAATAGAAAACATTTATCTAAATTTATTTTTAAAAAAACAAACATATCCGCGATGCGAATAGTCTGCAGGCGGTGAGGTGGTTTGGTTACATTTTCCGCAGCTCGCTACGGAATTTGAGTCTGGAGATTGCTCTTGGGTTCATACCGATTGAATGTTCAGCCTTCCGAGCCGGCGGTCGAGAGCCTGCCGCGAAATGTTCAACATCCTTGCAGCTTTTGCCTTGTTGTTTTTCGCCTGCCGCAAAGCACTGGTAATGGCATTTTTTTCGATGACTTCCAGATTTAATGTCAT is a window from the Bacteroidota bacterium genome containing:
- a CDS encoding DUF2341 domain-containing protein — encoded protein: MKNFYFPSSFSNILAVLFSSEIKKPTTIKTTLNPIHMKSVTLPTATTVYHTTGAPVYIFVLISIAFLLSLGIPNHSFSQSWYDATWHYRKSHTINSATGAGTNYQVMITVHYSAGADAAGNVYCNSKCKTDFGDIRFTASDGSTLLSYWMQSSVASNNAVFWVKVSADLGSAQSIYIYYGNSTATTTSSGTNTFINYDDGSSTTGWTISGTAGMSSTQGDPINSLYAQTHAAVGGQNYMYKNIGTAGFGTNTFTSFNVYTETGNLGNFYYRCNPTGVGQMYRIDTRTSSYTGFAMTHGWNKWEAPTGTTVSTAGTWYRFGIAITSTTSSTLYYDLTNNSNPVLVTVLGTYTLNDTIGTYIALGGDALGGTVNTYWDNIITRKYVSPEPANSSWGIEEASYVWTHTTSTDWQIGTNWNPTRSSPATTDILQFNLGGSLPAINVPTQIIAQLLLSNSSTVNLTAAAAGNILTVNNVLTTTANDVLNLGSGIILGGTLTTLTNNGKIQTSVPTATSATPIPASKTWGGTVEYNGSGAQTAVGGTYYNLTLSNAAGAVLGIGQTINGTLTLSSGKITLGNYNLTLNTTNAIAGSPGSSNYIVYSGTGRLVKNIPGTMGSDYLFPIGTASNYSPATFRLVSGTVSGASLTINLTEGKQSNIPVSAPNYINRYWTYTPGGTFTTANYNATFTYLQGDVIGTNEGAIVSAKYGTSWTQYTATDVTNNLLTINGATSFSDYTGYGDLAVAPAASPNPICSGSSTTVSANATGGNGSYSYSWIPSQGNVASFNASPTATTAYSVTVTDGLGATVTGSVEVTVNELPTIEAGPDQTVCEDVTDVTMAGYDYDGATGADWSGGAGTWADDVYTPAAADIAAGSVVLTYTTNTAAPCGEV
- a CDS encoding transcriptional regulator, which translates into the protein MNLKIIRSKKEYQQYLSWVDEMFNKKVTPKTPEGEKLQVVLLLIKQYEDQHYPIPKPDPIDAIKSKMLDLGLKNKYFVGKAGSKGYVSAILNKRKPLTLELARLFHDELGIPADILLS
- a CDS encoding type II toxin-antitoxin system HigB family toxin; amino-acid sequence: MFNIITRKTLLDYCKSYPLAALALHEWYYELNQCDFKNFNELKMVYGNASLVADDRVVFNIMGNKYRLVVRIVFEFKAIQIKWFGTHAEYDKLDVTSAHFKKKKS